One Pleurodeles waltl isolate 20211129_DDA chromosome 3_2, aPleWal1.hap1.20221129, whole genome shotgun sequence genomic window carries:
- the LOC138286782 gene encoding apolipoprotein L3-like — translation MFRGQNDMVALKRRKVIKEHTESLIANLEQVFVEGKKLRETADMLRRIADDLDDFHRKSTEWNFFGSIAGVTGGLLGLGGLLLAPVTAGVSLVAVGAGFGASAVGGTVAAGAILADAINSKIDQDKVEGHLKGCQESLEKIKQDVQVVNHLAEEIRDLAVAVDMDVAGCVGNLGVGCGQAGLHFTKLVKTLQVLDSGRLLVKVAGLTTVVFSAAFVVFDLLILIKSSKELRRGAPSELASAIRKAESELRAGVTELQLAVIEQNVHGLRASLAE, via the coding sequence GAAGGTGATTAAAGAGCACACAGAGAGTCTGATCGCGAACTTGGAGCAGGTGTTTGTGGAGGGGAAGAAGCTGAGAGAGACAGCAGACATGCTGCGAAGGATTGCAGACGACCTGGACGACTTTCATCGCAAATCAACAGAGTGGAACTTTTTTGGTAGCATCGCAGGTGTTACTGGGGGACTGCTGGGACTGGGGGGGCTGCTGCTTGCTCCAGTGACAGCAGGGGTATCCCTTGTGGCAGTTGGTGCAGGATTCGGCGCCTCAGCCGTAGGTGGGACCGTCGCCGCAGGAGCTATTCTGGCGGATGCAATAAACAGCAAAATAGACCAAGACAAAGTGGAGGGGCACTTGAAGGGGTGCCAAGAGAGTCTGGAGAAAATCAAACAAGATGTGCAGGTTGTCAACCACCTGGCAGAGGAAATAAGAGATTTGGCAGTTGCAGTAGACATGGATGTGGCCGGGTGTGTTGGGAATCTTGGGGTTGGCTGCGGCCAGGCCGGCCTCCACTTCACCAAATTAGTGAAAACTCTCCAGGTTTTGGACAGTGGGCGGCTTTTAGTCAAAGTAGCCGGCCTTACCACCGTAGTGTTCAGTGCTGCGTTTGTAGTGTTTGACCTACTTATCCTCATAAAGAGCAGCAAGGAGCTGAGGAGGGGGGCTCCGAGTGAACTCGCCTCAGCCATCCGCAAGGCTGAGAGTGAGCTGCGGGCTGGGGTCACTGAGTTACAGCTGGCGGTCATTGAACAGAATGTGCATGGGCTCAGGGCGAGCCTAGCAGAGTAA